A genomic segment from Comamonas terrigena NBRC 13299 encodes:
- a CDS encoding DUF4390 domain-containing protein: MTAFSTPCLPRRSDLVAALQLCGALLLALALFWALPGAQAQTLASATSTELLLEPAADTAVPVDGLLLRPAGDKLQLSASLHFELPSLVEDALYKGIPVHFVQEVRMVSERWYWSDKVVAEVERHMRLSYQPLTRRWRLYTGASPLSERGQGGVSLGVTFDTLEDAMSALRRITRWNVAELSQLPSSGELQLELQMRIDTAQLPRPLQIGNLGRSGWSMLVSRSKRVDAHEWR, translated from the coding sequence ATGACGGCTTTTTCTACGCCCTGTTTACCAAGGCGCTCTGACCTTGTCGCCGCGCTGCAGCTGTGCGGTGCACTGCTGCTGGCGTTGGCCCTGTTCTGGGCGTTGCCCGGCGCGCAGGCCCAGACACTGGCCAGTGCGACCAGTACCGAGTTGCTGCTGGAGCCCGCGGCCGACACGGCCGTGCCGGTGGATGGGCTGTTGCTGCGCCCGGCGGGCGACAAGCTGCAGCTCAGCGCATCCCTGCATTTCGAGCTGCCTTCCCTGGTGGAAGACGCCTTGTACAAAGGCATTCCGGTGCACTTTGTGCAGGAAGTGCGCATGGTCAGCGAGCGCTGGTACTGGAGCGACAAGGTGGTGGCCGAGGTGGAGCGCCACATGCGACTGAGCTACCAGCCGCTGACGCGCCGCTGGCGCCTGTACACCGGTGCATCCCCGTTGAGCGAGCGGGGGCAAGGCGGTGTCTCCCTGGGTGTGACCTTTGATACGCTGGAAGACGCGATGTCGGCGCTGCGGCGCATTACCCGCTGGAATGTGGCCGAGCTGTCGCAGCTGCCTTCCAGCGGTGAGCTGCAACTGGAGCTGCAGATGCGCATCGACACGGCGCAGCTGCCTCGGCCGCTGCAGATCGGCAATCTCGGGCGCTCCGGCTGGAGCATGCTGGTATCCCGCAGCAAGCGTGTGGACGCGCATGAATGGCGATGA
- a CDS encoding response regulator — protein MANILVVDDELGIRDLLSEILNDEGHSVDLAENATQAREARNASSYDLVLLDIWMPDTDGVSLLKEWATAGQLTMPVIMMSGHATIDTAVEATRIGAQSFLEKPITLQKLLKAVEQGLAKAGSAPAPAASASTVYVERRDMAGSDLPASAAVPSMVAPLSSRAGLHDAALSAHQGFDLDRPLREARDGFEKAYFEFHLAREGGSMTRVAEKTGLERTHLYRKLRQLGVDLGRNKRNG, from the coding sequence ATGGCAAACATACTGGTGGTCGACGACGAACTGGGGATCCGCGATCTGTTGTCGGAAATCCTCAACGACGAGGGTCACAGTGTGGACCTGGCGGAGAACGCGACCCAGGCCCGGGAGGCCCGCAACGCGAGTTCGTACGATCTGGTCCTGCTGGACATCTGGATGCCCGATACCGATGGCGTTTCCCTCCTCAAGGAGTGGGCCACGGCCGGGCAGCTGACCATGCCCGTCATCATGATGAGTGGCCATGCCACCATCGATACGGCCGTGGAAGCCACGCGCATCGGGGCGCAGTCCTTCCTGGAAAAGCCCATCACCTTGCAGAAGCTGCTCAAGGCGGTCGAGCAGGGGCTTGCCAAGGCGGGCAGCGCGCCTGCGCCTGCCGCCTCGGCATCCACGGTGTATGTCGAACGCCGCGACATGGCCGGCAGCGACCTGCCGGCATCTGCCGCCGTGCCCAGCATGGTGGCGCCCTTGTCCAGCCGCGCCGGCCTGCATGACGCGGCACTCAGCGCGCACCAGGGCTTCGATCTGGACCGCCCCTTGCGTGAGGCGCGGGATGGTTTCGAGAAGGCCTATTTCGAGTTCCACCTGGCACGGGAAGGCGGCTCGATGACCCGTGTGGCCGAAAAGACCGGGCTGGAACGCACCCACCTCTACCGCAAGCTGCGCCAGCTGGGCGTGGACCTGGGCCGCAACAAGCGCAATGGTTGA
- a CDS encoding sensor histidine kinase: MTTESGAPAALPAGKHAPSARTVRWTVGIVAAVMCAIGMVLLFLLTLATNNRVLYERHYQWLFGLNVLVAGILLCVLLWMAVRLLVRWRQKKFGSRLLLKLAAVFGIAGLVPGLLIYVVSYQFVSRSIESWFDVKVEGALSAGVSLASVTLETVAQDMANNTRTASAQLVQVPDAAAGLILERIRDQLGASDVVLWNSNGKAVGTAGQSLFALQPERPSSQQLRTVRSQRPLATIEGLDDINPNDAQAVQQVRVRTLALVSNPSVGLLEEPRYLQVVLPLPQALVTNALAVQGANREYQERALAREGLRSMYIGTLTLSLFLAVFGTVVLAVLLGNQLARPLLLLAQGVRDVTQGDLRPKAVLQTNDELGGLTRSFALMTQQLADARTAVDKSMVEVQSARTNLQTILDNLTSGVLVLDAQGRVLSTNPGATRILRLPMAAHLGDALSELPGLQGFAAMVQEQFALFLGEQGASMGRERWQLVFELGAGDQADGPRAGEVLHDKTSLVVRGAELPGQRRLLVFDDISEIVSAQRSQAWGEVARRVAHEIKNPLTPIQLSAERLDMKLSGKLPEAEQALLQKSVRTIVEQVGAMKRLVNEFRDYARLPAAELQALDLNGLVQDVMHLYGEENARVPVKVELDPQCPRIAGDAQQLRQVIHNLLQNAQDATEQHAQNLGVAPPPVRISTQWLETARRVRLTISDSGGGFPPHILQRAFEPYVTTKARGTGLGLAVVKKIADEHGARIDLANRTEEGVAQGAQVSLSFVPENNAAASEGMATAHRST, translated from the coding sequence ATGACGACTGAATCCGGTGCGCCGGCGGCCCTGCCGGCCGGCAAGCATGCCCCCAGCGCCCGTACCGTGCGCTGGACCGTGGGAATTGTGGCCGCCGTCATGTGCGCCATCGGCATGGTGCTGCTGTTCCTGCTGACGCTGGCCACCAACAACCGGGTGCTCTACGAGCGCCACTACCAGTGGCTGTTCGGCCTGAACGTGCTGGTGGCGGGCATCCTGCTGTGCGTGCTGCTGTGGATGGCGGTGCGCCTGCTGGTGCGCTGGCGGCAGAAGAAATTCGGCAGCCGGCTGCTGCTCAAGCTGGCGGCGGTCTTCGGCATTGCAGGCCTGGTGCCGGGCCTGCTGATCTATGTGGTGTCCTACCAGTTCGTCTCACGCTCCATCGAGAGCTGGTTTGACGTCAAGGTGGAAGGGGCTCTGTCCGCGGGCGTCAGCCTGGCCAGCGTGACGCTGGAGACGGTGGCCCAGGACATGGCCAACAACACGCGCACGGCCAGTGCGCAGCTGGTCCAGGTGCCGGATGCGGCGGCGGGGCTGATCCTGGAGCGCATCCGCGACCAGCTGGGGGCCAGCGATGTAGTGCTGTGGAACAGCAACGGCAAGGCCGTGGGCACGGCAGGGCAGTCCTTGTTTGCGCTGCAGCCCGAGCGGCCCAGCAGCCAGCAGCTGCGGACCGTGCGCAGCCAGCGGCCGCTGGCCACCATCGAAGGCCTGGACGATATCAACCCCAACGATGCCCAGGCGGTGCAGCAGGTGCGGGTGCGCACGCTGGCGCTGGTGAGCAACCCCAGCGTGGGCCTGCTGGAAGAGCCCCGCTATCTGCAGGTGGTGCTGCCCTTGCCCCAGGCCCTGGTGACCAATGCACTGGCCGTGCAGGGGGCCAACCGGGAATACCAGGAGCGTGCGCTGGCCCGTGAAGGCCTGCGCAGCATGTACATCGGCACCCTGACGCTGTCGCTGTTCCTGGCCGTGTTCGGCACGGTGGTGCTGGCGGTGCTGCTGGGCAACCAGCTGGCCCGTCCGCTGCTGCTGCTGGCCCAGGGCGTGCGCGATGTGACGCAGGGCGATCTGCGGCCCAAGGCCGTGCTGCAGACCAATGACGAGCTGGGGGGACTGACCCGCTCGTTTGCGCTGATGACGCAGCAACTGGCCGATGCCCGCACGGCGGTGGACAAAAGCATGGTGGAGGTGCAGTCCGCGCGCACCAACCTGCAGACCATTCTGGACAATCTGACGTCCGGGGTGCTGGTGCTGGATGCGCAGGGCCGCGTGCTGTCGACCAACCCGGGGGCGACCCGGATCCTGCGCCTGCCGATGGCGGCGCACCTGGGGGATGCGCTGAGCGAGCTGCCGGGGCTGCAGGGCTTTGCGGCCATGGTGCAGGAACAGTTTGCGCTGTTCCTGGGCGAGCAGGGCGCCTCCATGGGGCGCGAGCGCTGGCAACTGGTGTTCGAGCTGGGCGCTGGCGACCAGGCCGATGGCCCGCGTGCCGGCGAAGTGCTGCACGACAAGACCAGCCTGGTGGTGCGTGGGGCCGAGCTGCCCGGCCAGCGCCGGCTGCTGGTGTTCGACGATATTTCCGAAATCGTCTCGGCCCAGCGTTCCCAGGCCTGGGGCGAAGTGGCCCGGCGCGTGGCGCACGAGATCAAGAATCCGCTGACCCCGATCCAGCTGTCGGCGGAACGCCTGGACATGAAGCTGTCGGGAAAGCTGCCGGAAGCCGAGCAGGCGCTGCTGCAGAAATCGGTGCGCACCATCGTTGAACAGGTGGGCGCGATGAAGCGGCTGGTCAATGAATTCCGCGACTATGCGCGCCTGCCCGCGGCCGAGCTGCAGGCGCTGGACCTGAACGGCCTGGTGCAGGATGTGATGCACCTGTACGGCGAAGAAAATGCCCGCGTCCCGGTGAAGGTGGAGCTGGACCCCCAGTGCCCGCGCATTGCCGGCGATGCGCAGCAGCTGCGCCAGGTCATCCACAACCTGTTGCAAAACGCCCAGGACGCGACCGAGCAGCACGCCCAGAATCTGGGCGTGGCACCACCGCCGGTGCGCATCAGCACCCAGTGGCTGGAAACCGCACGCCGGGTGCGGTTGACCATCAGCGACAGCGGCGGGGGCTTTCCTCCCCATATCCTGCAGCGTGCCTTCGAGCCCTATGTGACGACCAAGGCTCGGGGTACGGGTTTGGGCTTGGCCGTGGTCAAGAAAATTGCAGATGAGCATGGGGCTCGCATCGATTTGGCCAACCGCACCGAAGAGGGCGTGGCGCAAGGTGCACAAGTGTCGCTATCATTCGTCCCTGAAAACAACGCTGCGGCGTCAGAAGGGATGGCGACCGCGCACCGCAGTACATAG
- a CDS encoding iron transporter, whose amino-acid sequence MSAPAGKQVPLAPMWRYRGEVLLRAVFALGGGYALSAAWAAAAGLAAVQWLSMSRMDAVMWSTVLSFVVYAVVVLWAFACGSTRKVCAAIGGGTALLVAAAWLLSGGQA is encoded by the coding sequence GTGAGCGCCCCGGCCGGCAAGCAGGTGCCGCTGGCGCCGATGTGGCGCTACCGTGGGGAAGTGTTGCTGCGCGCGGTGTTCGCGCTGGGCGGGGGCTATGCCCTGAGCGCAGCCTGGGCCGCCGCAGCCGGTCTGGCTGCCGTGCAATGGCTGTCCATGTCCCGGATGGATGCCGTGATGTGGTCCACCGTGCTGTCGTTCGTGGTGTATGCCGTGGTGGTGCTGTGGGCGTTTGCCTGCGGCAGCACGCGCAAGGTGTGCGCCGCCATCGGCGGGGGCACCGCGCTGCTGGTGGCCGCCGCGTGGCTGCTGTCGGGAGGCCAGGCATGA